Proteins from a genomic interval of Longimicrobium sp.:
- a CDS encoding permease prefix domain 1-containing protein, which yields MPVPGDAVSLEEQIDRWRSYLRRRQAIHSVDVAELEDHLREQIAVLVDAGLAPDEAFLMAVKRMGNLDALSREFAREHSERLWKQLVVSPSNGAAPQAAVRRDAVVAFAVAAAAA from the coding sequence ATGCCGGTTCCAGGTGACGCGGTATCGCTCGAGGAGCAGATCGACCGATGGCGGAGCTACCTCCGCCGCCGGCAGGCGATCCACTCCGTGGATGTAGCGGAGCTGGAAGACCATCTGCGCGAGCAGATAGCGGTCCTGGTCGACGCGGGGCTCGCCCCGGATGAAGCGTTCCTGATGGCGGTGAAGCGCATGGGCAACCTCGACGCCCTCTCACGGGAGTTCGCGCGCGAGCACTCGGAGCGCCTGTGGAAGCAGCTCGTGGTGTCGCCGTCGAACGGCGCCGCGCCGCAGGCGGCGGTGCGGAGGGACGCCGTCGTCGCCTTCGCCGTCGCGGCGGCCGCGGCC
- a CDS encoding PadR family transcriptional regulator: MEINKDLIAASSTPMVLGILAEEDSYGYAILKRVRELSGGRMEWTDGMLYPVLHRLERLGHVEARWEVAESGRRRKYYRITSRGRAQLAEERRQWQAVDATLRGIWQALSLSVPASHPAAAAPLPQGA; encoded by the coding sequence CCGATGGTCCTGGGGATCCTGGCCGAAGAGGACAGCTACGGCTACGCCATCCTCAAGCGAGTTCGGGAGCTGTCCGGAGGGCGCATGGAGTGGACGGACGGGATGCTCTACCCCGTTCTGCATCGGCTCGAGCGGCTCGGCCACGTCGAGGCGCGGTGGGAAGTTGCGGAGAGCGGCCGCCGTCGCAAGTACTACCGGATCACGTCCCGGGGCCGGGCTCAGCTCGCGGAGGAACGCAGGCAGTGGCAAGCGGTGGACGCTACGCTACGGGGCATCTGGCAGGCGCTCTCCCTTTCCGTCCCGGCCAGCCACCCGGCGGCAGCCGCTCCACTGCCACAGGGAGCCTGA